From the genome of Muricauda sp. SCSIO 64092, one region includes:
- a CDS encoding TonB-dependent receptor, translated as MYQMLYRLKWHLCFFLTFGLGLSGNANCVLYGGANPPFQSFGTITGKIMDDQGEVLPGATVVIRNLNAGTSTSLDGLFQLDKIPFGTHQVEFSYIGYQKQILEVNVDKDLMALDDVVLNPELNQLGEVIITGSFDGQQRALNQQRNADNIKTIVSSDLIGRFPDINVGEAMQRVPGVNIDRNNGEGSIVKIRGTPQNFTTIAVNGEQIPTTDEAGGRTESLDLIPADQLASMEVSKAITPDMDGDAVGGAINLITPTATSSTGRVKGTISGGYNNLFDKGSQVYRIKLDKRFADNKFGVLLGGSYYNTFNGEERFEATYRNRFVGSPKSGPDIDPNGFEAFVLDDYRLRPLLNERTRVGVNTTFDYRFSENSSLIFKATFNRLEDESLRRRTRFRPRNNYNDSSNPNVAGPDNDVRVRRDINDRVITRENINISLEGNHPLGDFAKLDYAINYSRNERRLRSDRFVFRERDLTLVQERDGDFTIFSSPDFDFEDYSAYDFNSFQQDKPILNRGDNTVARLNLTVPFRLGNNSGEFKTGGKYRDLDNIRRRNTVEYNAFDGPYNLSQVLDGHDGTIFDGRYQMGQFPSPNAAREHFRLFQNAYQFDENASRINTESFFFNAGEDVYAAYVQGKIQLKKLRILAGVRYEKTDVLYDALELQIEPPAQDGAPAVPISSEPISGDNSYDFLLPMVHLKYDLGERTNLRFAYTQSYARPTLQDLVPAENINFADQQLTRGNPDLLPAESNNFDLLFEHYLKGAGVISGGVFYKDISTFIFRQFSNVDFNNELFLLNEPVNGDEARLIGVELNFVKKLDFLPGFLSGLGIFANYTYVNSDSSFSFLNDEGNQEVRDGVTFPGQADHTWNAAISYDKGGFSSRVSLNYNGSSLFSPANTPDLDFFLEERYQLDINASQEITDNLTLFVEFINLTNDPVVTYQSIRSQVVNYEIYDWSARFGVNFKF; from the coding sequence ATGTATCAAATGCTCTATAGGTTAAAATGGCACCTTTGTTTTTTTCTGACATTCGGTTTGGGATTATCTGGGAATGCCAATTGTGTACTATATGGCGGGGCAAACCCGCCATTTCAAAGTTTTGGAACGATAACGGGGAAGATAATGGACGATCAGGGCGAGGTATTGCCTGGGGCCACCGTGGTCATTCGTAATTTAAACGCTGGGACAAGTACCTCGTTGGATGGGCTTTTTCAGTTGGATAAAATACCTTTTGGCACCCACCAAGTGGAGTTTTCGTACATCGGATATCAAAAACAAATCTTGGAAGTCAATGTGGATAAGGATTTGATGGCTCTTGATGATGTTGTCCTGAACCCCGAACTTAATCAATTGGGAGAGGTTATCATCACGGGAAGTTTTGATGGACAGCAAAGGGCATTGAACCAACAACGAAATGCGGACAACATCAAAACCATTGTCTCATCGGATTTAATAGGCCGTTTCCCCGATATCAATGTGGGTGAGGCCATGCAACGTGTTCCCGGGGTCAATATTGATAGGAACAATGGTGAAGGAAGTATTGTAAAGATTAGGGGGACTCCCCAAAACTTTACGACAATAGCCGTTAATGGGGAGCAGATTCCTACAACGGATGAAGCAGGCGGCAGAACCGAAAGTCTCGATTTAATACCTGCAGATCAATTGGCCTCCATGGAAGTGAGCAAAGCCATTACCCCGGATATGGACGGTGATGCCGTAGGAGGTGCCATTAATTTGATTACGCCAACGGCCACGTCCTCCACAGGTAGGGTAAAAGGTACCATTTCCGGTGGCTACAACAATTTGTTCGATAAAGGAAGCCAGGTGTATCGAATTAAATTGGATAAACGATTTGCCGACAACAAATTTGGTGTGTTATTGGGGGGAAGCTATTACAACACCTTCAATGGTGAGGAGCGTTTTGAGGCTACCTATCGGAATCGATTTGTTGGTTCTCCCAAAAGCGGTCCTGATATCGACCCGAATGGCTTTGAAGCTTTCGTTCTTGATGATTATAGGCTCAGACCGTTGTTAAATGAGAGGACCCGGGTAGGGGTCAATACCACTTTTGATTATCGTTTTTCCGAGAATTCTTCCCTTATCTTCAAGGCCACCTTTAACAGACTGGAGGACGAATCCTTAAGAAGAAGAACACGCTTTAGACCAAGGAATAATTACAACGATTCCTCAAATCCGAATGTGGCGGGTCCCGACAACGATGTCCGTGTGCGCAGGGACATCAACGATAGGGTCATTACCAGGGAAAATATTAACATATCCTTGGAGGGTAACCATCCCTTGGGGGATTTTGCCAAGCTGGACTATGCCATTAATTACTCCAGAAATGAAAGGCGACTGCGAAGCGATCGCTTTGTCTTTAGGGAACGGGACTTGACCCTTGTTCAGGAAAGGGATGGTGATTTTACCATTTTTTCCTCGCCCGATTTTGACTTTGAGGATTACAGCGCCTATGATTTCAATTCGTTTCAACAAGACAAGCCCATCTTAAATCGAGGGGATAATACGGTGGCTCGATTGAACCTAACAGTTCCCTTTCGATTGGGGAATAATTCAGGAGAATTCAAAACAGGTGGAAAGTATCGGGATTTGGACAATATACGGAGAAGAAATACCGTCGAGTACAATGCTTTTGACGGCCCTTACAACTTAAGTCAGGTTTTGGATGGTCATGATGGTACCATCTTCGATGGCCGCTATCAAATGGGGCAATTTCCCAGTCCAAATGCTGCAAGGGAGCATTTTAGATTGTTTCAAAATGCCTATCAATTTGATGAGAATGCATCCAGAATCAACACAGAGAGTTTCTTCTTTAATGCTGGGGAAGACGTATATGCAGCTTATGTTCAGGGTAAGATTCAGTTAAAAAAATTACGGATACTGGCGGGAGTTCGTTATGAAAAAACGGATGTGCTCTATGATGCCCTCGAATTACAGATTGAACCGCCTGCCCAAGATGGGGCTCCAGCAGTTCCCATTTCGTCCGAACCCATATCCGGGGATAATTCCTATGATTTTTTATTGCCTATGGTGCATTTAAAATATGACTTGGGTGAACGAACAAATCTACGGTTTGCCTATACCCAATCCTATGCAAGGCCAACTTTACAGGATTTAGTTCCTGCAGAGAACATCAACTTTGCCGATCAGCAGTTGACAAGGGGCAATCCAGATTTATTGCCTGCGGAGTCCAATAACTTCGATTTGCTTTTTGAGCATTACCTCAAAGGGGCAGGGGTTATTTCCGGTGGGGTCTTTTATAAAGACATTTCTACGTTCATTTTTAGACAGTTTTCCAATGTGGATTTCAACAATGAACTGTTTCTGTTAAATGAACCGGTCAATGGGGATGAGGCCAGATTGATTGGGGTTGAGCTCAACTTTGTGAAGAAACTTGATTTTCTTCCGGGCTTTCTCTCAGGCTTGGGCATATTTGCAAACTATACCTATGTGAATTCGGATAGTAGTTTTTCCTTCTTAAATGATGAGGGAAACCAGGAAGTGCGCGATGGCGTCACTTTTCCAGGTCAGGCAGACCATACTTGGAATGCCGCCATTTCTTATGATAAAGGCGGATTTAGTTCGCGGGTATCGTTGAATTACAACGGAAGTTCCCTATTTAGCCCTGCCAATACCCCGGACCTTGATTTCTTTTTGGAAGAGCGCTATCAGTTGGATATCAATGCCTCTCAGGAGATTACGGATAATCTAACCCTGTTCGTTGAGTTCATTAACCTCACCAACGATCCAGTGGTCACCTATCAATCCATTAGGAGCCAAGTGGTCAATTATGAAATCTATGATTGGTCCGCTCGGTTTGGAGTTAACTTTAAATTCTAG
- a CDS encoding mandelate racemase/muconate lactonizing enzyme family protein: MNRLEFIKAISSATLATGLPFPIGAVTCKGISTLDDYRGMARDDDFVIKDIDTFMLKKALFVSVELNNGSKGWAEAMPNDKRSSRTLIEKTLKNYFEGTNIFDVGKTWDHCIKSEYDLGPGGLLTYSISGIDCAIYDVMGKVVQKPVYELLGGKIRDSVEIYASFTRDVYPTPQQAAEKARQLVGEGYKTLKFRMRWGLENQDPPNDNTVAFAGALREAIGPNINLAMDANMGHTRERAIALGKELEAFDLAWWEEPTAPYDYEAIKAIVEQVDIPIVFGEHAYTVEQIQHLLTYGGSWAVNPDLLKCGGFTGGKQIGDYIAKKGVKLVAHNSRPSLSTVCMLHWVCATKMASLPQEFALREKAPGAFDCLKGFPEFKDGRLYISDRPGLGVEVDEEQVRAYDKKYTK; the protein is encoded by the coding sequence ATGAATAGATTGGAATTCATTAAAGCGATTTCATCGGCAACCTTGGCAACAGGGTTGCCTTTTCCCATTGGCGCGGTCACGTGTAAAGGGATTTCAACCCTGGACGATTATCGCGGGATGGCCAGGGATGATGATTTTGTCATTAAGGATATCGACACTTTTATGCTTAAAAAAGCACTCTTTGTGTCCGTAGAACTCAATAACGGTAGCAAAGGCTGGGCAGAGGCCATGCCCAATGACAAGCGGAGCTCCCGTACGTTGATTGAAAAAACACTAAAAAACTACTTTGAAGGGACCAATATCTTTGATGTAGGGAAAACATGGGACCACTGTATCAAGTCCGAATACGATTTAGGGCCAGGCGGACTCCTGACATACTCCATTTCCGGAATTGACTGCGCCATCTACGATGTTATGGGGAAAGTGGTACAAAAACCGGTGTATGAACTATTGGGGGGTAAAATCAGGGATTCAGTGGAAATCTATGCCAGTTTTACCCGTGATGTGTACCCCACTCCCCAACAAGCAGCGGAAAAAGCAAGGCAATTGGTTGGGGAAGGATATAAGACCCTAAAGTTCCGCATGCGATGGGGATTGGAAAACCAAGATCCACCCAACGACAATACAGTGGCCTTTGCAGGGGCATTGCGGGAAGCAATTGGTCCAAACATCAATTTGGCCATGGATGCCAATATGGGGCATACTAGGGAAAGGGCCATAGCATTGGGCAAGGAATTGGAAGCTTTTGACCTTGCCTGGTGGGAAGAACCCACCGCACCTTATGACTATGAAGCCATAAAAGCCATTGTGGAACAGGTGGACATTCCCATTGTCTTTGGGGAACATGCCTATACTGTGGAACAGATTCAGCATTTGTTGACCTACGGTGGATCATGGGCGGTGAACCCCGACCTTCTAAAATGTGGTGGTTTTACAGGCGGAAAACAGATTGGGGACTACATTGCCAAAAAAGGCGTAAAACTGGTCGCCCATAACTCCAGACCCTCTTTAAGCACGGTTTGCATGCTCCATTGGGTGTGTGCCACTAAAATGGCAAGCCTGCCCCAGGAATTTGCACTGCGGGAAAAGGCCCCCGGAGCCTTCGATTGCCTTAAGGGATTTCCCGAATTTAAAGATGGTCGCCTCTATATCAGCGATAGGCCTGGTCTCGGGGTCGAGGTAGATGAAGAACAGGTTAGGGCATACGATAAAAAGTACACCAAATGA
- a CDS encoding glycoside hydrolase family 28 protein codes for MMGHFQRLFLIFLVISNASCQKAKDQVFNILDFGAVPDGKTLNTQAIQLAVDQALKKGGTVKIPKGTFVTGAIVLGPNITIQLDEGATLLASGDMKDYPNNHFISAPYADNLKLIGHGTINGNGTAFFTEEWKFSERPQPWIVISDAKNVLIRGIHLENSPSHVLNLNFCQNVLVDSVSIKNDPRSPNTDGIDIRNSKDVTVTNCDIRTGDDAICLKVTSKKELWYDPKGNARPRTVENVLVRDCYIESDDSALKLGTGSGHLTQNVTFENITIRKTRYGMALFMMDGGLYKNIRFKDIDVETGARHSQEYGIFMDIHQRLENSPVGQIEDIRFENCQFNTKGIFYLSGHPQQHISNIVLKDIGITLSGTLDTSKWKKPKGNRKVKDWPSTADFVREKGRFIVAHTDNLTLENIRVQHPKNEDTPFFWSQDTTLDTLNIKILPQ; via the coding sequence ATGATGGGGCATTTTCAACGGTTGTTCCTAATTTTCCTGGTGATTTCGAACGCCTCCTGCCAAAAGGCCAAAGACCAGGTGTTCAATATACTTGACTTTGGGGCCGTTCCGGATGGCAAGACCCTCAACACGCAAGCCATTCAATTGGCGGTAGACCAAGCCTTGAAAAAAGGAGGCACGGTAAAAATTCCCAAGGGAACGTTTGTGACAGGGGCCATTGTCCTGGGACCTAACATCACCATACAATTGGATGAAGGGGCCACCTTATTGGCCAGTGGTGACATGAAGGACTACCCAAACAATCATTTTATCTCCGCACCCTATGCGGACAACCTAAAACTAATTGGGCATGGTACCATCAATGGAAATGGTACGGCTTTCTTTACCGAGGAGTGGAAGTTTTCGGAACGTCCGCAGCCCTGGATAGTTATCAGTGATGCAAAAAATGTACTTATTCGTGGCATCCACCTGGAAAATAGTCCCTCCCATGTCCTAAATCTGAATTTTTGCCAAAATGTGCTGGTAGACAGTGTTTCCATTAAAAATGACCCCAGAAGTCCAAATACGGATGGTATCGACATTAGAAATTCCAAGGACGTTACCGTGACCAACTGCGATATCCGTACGGGTGACGATGCCATTTGCCTTAAGGTAACCTCAAAAAAAGAGCTATGGTACGATCCAAAAGGCAATGCCAGGCCAAGAACTGTGGAAAACGTGCTGGTACGTGATTGCTATATTGAAAGTGACGATTCTGCCTTAAAATTAGGAACGGGGAGCGGCCATTTGACCCAAAACGTCACCTTTGAGAACATTACCATCCGAAAGACGCGATACGGTATGGCCTTATTTATGATGGATGGTGGTCTATACAAAAACATACGCTTTAAGGATATCGATGTTGAAACCGGCGCTCGCCACAGTCAGGAGTACGGTATTTTTATGGACATTCACCAACGGTTGGAAAACTCTCCTGTGGGGCAGATAGAAGATATTCGCTTTGAAAATTGTCAGTTCAACACCAAGGGCATTTTCTATTTGTCCGGACATCCCCAACAGCACATCTCCAATATCGTTTTGAAAGATATTGGAATAACCCTTAGTGGGACGTTGGACACCTCCAAATGGAAAAAACCGAAAGGGAACAGAAAAGTAAAGGACTGGCCTTCAACTGCTGACTTTGTCCGTGAAAAAGGACGGTTTATTGTGGCCCATACGGATAACCTGACCTTGGAAAACATTAGGGTACAACATCCAAAAAACGAGGATACCCCCTTCTTTTGGTCGCAGGACACTACCTTGGATACCTTAAATATCAAAATCCTTCCACAATGA
- a CDS encoding beta-L-arabinofuranosidase domain-containing protein: MKRVPFFLLLFLALQACGQKQQLGLSNGYRAKIEASLHLGVQHASEACLDEDGKARGDYEMITGKWSEYEPAWHTGQLIQGLLAAYEVTQNKKALEQAKKAGDWWVSLQFPKGHVLEGYLKAIHGASVGNLINTTTITDGTPGLFDLTDSTGDTKYAEVATAAGKWILDNLYLPEHRLSYNIVDPLTGEIWKDRSPHAQHQGHEITIQQVARPNAEGYLWKDMYLFNGEQRYKKAFLALCDGLIERQSANGFWMDFEPNDSNTGKIHARFNTWNAEALVEAYTLTKDKKYLSAAMKTAEGLASIQQENGVIFYVSYADGTVDDRSPCGSGTAFAGILWLRLMELGKPDFLENIKKALDFTLKNQFSKDHADKNLAGGYFEIRQKTKGNGQMKLIYRDIATAFGLRFLSKVYQYEFL, translated from the coding sequence ATGAAGCGAGTTCCCTTTTTTCTACTTTTGTTTTTAGCTCTTCAGGCCTGTGGTCAAAAACAACAACTGGGGCTTTCAAACGGCTACAGGGCAAAGATTGAGGCCTCTTTACATCTGGGGGTACAACATGCGAGTGAAGCTTGTTTGGATGAGGATGGAAAAGCTAGGGGCGATTATGAAATGATTACGGGAAAATGGTCCGAATATGAACCTGCCTGGCATACGGGTCAATTGATCCAAGGGCTATTGGCGGCCTATGAGGTTACCCAAAATAAAAAGGCCCTTGAACAGGCAAAAAAAGCGGGGGATTGGTGGGTAAGCCTGCAATTTCCCAAAGGGCATGTTTTGGAAGGGTATTTGAAAGCAATTCATGGGGCCAGCGTGGGTAATTTGATCAATACGACCACGATTACGGATGGCACACCGGGCCTTTTCGACCTAACCGATAGTACTGGGGACACCAAATACGCAGAAGTCGCAACCGCTGCGGGGAAATGGATTTTGGATAATCTGTACCTTCCGGAACATAGGCTTAGTTACAACATCGTTGACCCCTTAACGGGGGAAATTTGGAAAGACCGAAGCCCCCATGCACAACATCAAGGCCATGAAATCACTATCCAACAAGTGGCACGGCCCAATGCCGAGGGCTATCTTTGGAAGGATATGTACCTTTTTAACGGTGAGCAACGTTACAAAAAAGCATTTTTGGCACTTTGTGATGGCCTTATAGAACGTCAAAGCGCTAATGGCTTTTGGATGGATTTTGAACCGAACGATTCAAATACCGGAAAAATCCACGCCCGATTCAATACATGGAATGCCGAAGCTTTGGTTGAGGCCTACACCCTTACCAAGGATAAAAAGTACTTAAGTGCAGCTATGAAAACTGCGGAGGGACTGGCTTCAATTCAACAGGAAAATGGGGTCATTTTTTATGTAAGCTACGCGGATGGTACCGTTGATGATCGTTCACCCTGTGGTTCGGGAACCGCTTTTGCAGGAATCCTCTGGTTGCGATTGATGGAACTGGGGAAACCGGACTTCTTGGAAAACATAAAAAAAGCTTTGGACTTTACCCTTAAAAATCAATTTTCCAAAGACCATGCCGATAAAAACCTGGCGGGAGGTTATTTTGAGATTCGACAAAAGACCAAAGGCAATGGACAGATGAAATTGATTTACAGGGATATTGCCACGGCATTTGGATTGCGATTTTTAAGTAAAGTATATCAATATGAATTTCTTTAG
- a CDS encoding glycoside hydrolase family 28 protein: MNFFRSMIGPSRTLLGYLGFGSIFPMVLLAFCCLGCNTSKKDFTKTVAQRHIARAWQETYPRILERIHPPTFRDTIVVLKDTVDFRNRINQIMITLSKAGGGTLRIAPGDYPVKGSIFLQSNVHLHIGEGATLLFSPNPEDYLPMVKSRWEGTFLMNYSPLIYAADNENIAISGKGMIDGQASKSWAAWLELQKEDQKKLRQMGNDQAPLEQRVFGKGHFLRPSALEFINCSNILLEDFTIQGSPFWTIHPVLSSNITVRELTILAGTSNDDGIDPESCTDVLIEDCIFKTYDDCVAIKAGRDQDGWDYPPSENIIVRNNTFDTKVGSGFCIGSEMSAGVRNVFVENCSLSVSEKHAFQFKSNPDRGGFIENVFIRNIQAGQVKYGFEFTTDYHGWRGNEYFTQYRDFYFQNIHIGRATKKSITINGRPEAPIERIYFEDVTVKEAKQPEVLKHTKHIVFYNTKINDSLLIDKK, encoded by the coding sequence ATGAATTTCTTTAGGTCAATGATCGGGCCGTCTCGAACCCTATTGGGATATCTTGGTTTTGGGAGCATTTTCCCAATGGTTTTACTGGCGTTTTGCTGCCTTGGCTGCAACACTTCCAAAAAAGACTTTACCAAGACCGTTGCCCAGCGGCACATAGCACGGGCATGGCAAGAAACCTATCCCAGGATTCTGGAACGGATACATCCACCAACCTTCCGTGACACCATTGTGGTGCTAAAGGATACTGTGGACTTTCGAAATCGCATCAACCAAATCATGATAACCCTTTCCAAAGCTGGGGGAGGAACCCTAAGAATAGCCCCCGGTGACTATCCAGTAAAGGGGAGCATTTTTTTACAATCAAATGTTCATTTGCATATTGGGGAGGGGGCAACGCTTCTTTTTTCCCCAAACCCCGAGGACTATTTGCCCATGGTCAAATCCCGTTGGGAAGGTACTTTTTTAATGAATTATTCCCCTTTGATCTACGCCGCGGATAATGAAAACATAGCGATAAGCGGTAAAGGCATGATTGATGGACAGGCTTCAAAAAGTTGGGCAGCATGGTTGGAATTACAGAAAGAAGACCAAAAAAAACTGAGGCAGATGGGCAATGATCAAGCTCCCTTGGAACAAAGGGTGTTTGGCAAAGGCCACTTTCTAAGGCCATCGGCCCTTGAATTCATCAACTGTAGCAATATCTTGTTGGAAGATTTTACAATTCAGGGAAGTCCCTTTTGGACCATCCACCCTGTATTGTCATCCAATATAACCGTCCGCGAACTGACCATTTTGGCAGGAACTTCCAATGATGACGGTATTGATCCCGAAAGCTGTACGGATGTGCTTATTGAGGATTGCATTTTTAAAACGTATGACGACTGTGTGGCCATAAAGGCAGGGCGAGATCAGGACGGGTGGGATTACCCTCCATCGGAGAATATCATTGTGCGCAATAACACTTTTGATACCAAAGTGGGTAGTGGTTTTTGTATCGGCTCCGAAATGTCCGCAGGGGTTCGCAATGTTTTTGTGGAAAACTGCAGTCTTTCGGTAAGTGAAAAACATGCCTTCCAGTTCAAGAGCAATCCCGATCGTGGCGGATTTATCGAGAATGTGTTCATCCGTAATATTCAGGCGGGCCAGGTAAAATATGGATTTGAATTTACCACCGACTACCATGGTTGGCGCGGAAACGAATACTTCACCCAATACCGTGATTTCTATTTCCAGAACATCCATATTGGCCGGGCAACAAAAAAGTCCATTACCATAAACGGCAGACCGGAAGCACCCATTGAACGGATTTATTTTGAGGACGTCACTGTTAAGGAGGCCAAACAACCGGAAGTGCTGAAACATACCAAACACATAGTGTTTTACAACACCAAGATCAACGATAGCCTACTGATTGATAAAAAATAA
- a CDS encoding sensor histidine kinase, producing the protein MDSTKMRPKRWAIHLIWVVAALFTSTQLYLKVLDANGTESWFKLFWIQLLVWSIWGLFSPGIFWLGKRFRIDRQTYFQGVFIHIVFAVLIVLAYLALYSLIWNFLGVGSVNWQGFQTYFKVFFLNLFHWHFFIYMAIIGGSHALQYHRESEKRAMESASLEKQLILSELNTIKAQLSPHFLFNTINNVISTIEQGKTNRASGMLVRLGDFLRCSLQESKHDMISLKKELEYIRTYLEIEKFRNPELQILIDEKKELLHHRIPNFILQPIVENGIKHGISKSKKANRIELGMEQTDSSHWKLWIYNEGPPYTSHKPTHGKGIGLKNTQDRLTQVYQGKASIELMATNDGTLVEIKLPLV; encoded by the coding sequence ATGGACTCGACCAAAATGCGACCAAAAAGATGGGCCATTCATTTGATTTGGGTAGTGGCCGCCCTATTTACCAGCACGCAACTTTATCTAAAGGTCCTTGATGCCAATGGTACGGAAAGCTGGTTCAAACTTTTTTGGATACAGTTGTTGGTATGGAGTATTTGGGGCCTTTTTAGTCCTGGTATCTTTTGGTTGGGAAAGCGCTTTAGAATCGATAGACAAACCTATTTTCAAGGTGTTTTTATACATATCGTTTTCGCTGTTCTCATTGTTTTGGCCTATCTGGCACTTTATTCGCTCATCTGGAATTTCCTAGGGGTGGGATCGGTCAATTGGCAGGGATTCCAAACCTATTTCAAGGTATTCTTTTTAAACCTTTTTCATTGGCATTTCTTTATCTACATGGCCATTATTGGTGGTTCCCATGCCCTTCAATACCATAGGGAATCCGAAAAACGGGCAATGGAATCGGCTTCACTGGAAAAACAACTGATTTTAAGCGAATTAAATACTATTAAGGCCCAACTTTCCCCCCATTTTCTGTTCAATACCATCAACAATGTAATCAGTACCATAGAACAGGGAAAAACCAATCGGGCTTCGGGAATGTTGGTGCGCCTAGGGGATTTTTTGAGGTGTTCCCTCCAGGAATCAAAACATGATATGATCTCCCTAAAAAAGGAATTGGAATACATAAGGACTTATTTGGAAATCGAAAAGTTTAGAAATCCAGAACTCCAGATTTTGATTGATGAAAAGAAAGAATTGTTGCACCATCGTATCCCTAATTTTATTTTGCAGCCCATTGTTGAAAATGGTATAAAACACGGTATATCAAAATCCAAGAAGGCAAATCGAATAGAACTGGGCATGGAACAAACCGATTCTTCGCATTGGAAACTATGGATCTATAATGAAGGGCCACCTTATACAAGCCATAAACCAACACACGGAAAAGGTATTGGTCTTAAAAATACGCAGGACAGGTTAACGCAGGTCTACCAGGGTAAGGCTTCCATTGAACTTATGGCTACGAACGATGGGACTTTGGTCGAAATCAAATTGCCCTTGGTATAG
- a CDS encoding DOMON domain-containing protein — protein MKYSSTIFLVGLLVSVGLFGQQTHQTDGISLTYTISDKHLVCELKAETLGWVGVGFNTENSIVGSDLLLFNIVKGEASCVDLFVKSAGNPLPDEALGGKHTIELLDSEEKNSTTKVKFSIPLSSGDPFDFKHEMGKRFWLILAYSVADDFKHHSRVRRHIPITLKP, from the coding sequence GTGAAGTATTCAAGCACAATCTTCTTAGTGGGCCTTTTGGTGTCTGTTGGTCTTTTTGGCCAGCAGACCCATCAAACGGATGGCATATCATTAACGTACACCATTTCGGATAAGCACTTGGTCTGTGAGTTAAAAGCTGAAACTTTAGGGTGGGTCGGTGTTGGGTTCAACACCGAAAATTCCATTGTAGGGAGCGACCTCCTGCTCTTCAATATCGTTAAGGGGGAAGCCTCATGTGTGGACCTTTTCGTAAAAAGTGCAGGCAACCCCTTACCTGATGAAGCTTTGGGGGGCAAACACACTATTGAACTATTGGATTCTGAAGAAAAGAACAGCACTACTAAGGTCAAGTTCTCCATTCCGCTTAGTTCAGGGGACCCTTTTGATTTCAAACATGAAATGGGCAAGCGTTTTTGGCTTATCCTGGCCTATTCCGTGGCCGATGATTTTAAACATCATTCCAGGGTACGAAGGCACATTCCCATAACCTTGAAACCCTAA
- a CDS encoding nuclear transport factor 2 family protein — MKKVSLILFAMALVYQTANAQDAKKAIKTIAAQFVKGADKQDAALLEDVLEPGSLQYVLIGGKFNTFTAEQYIKMVADKKLGGKPRKINYQHAEFLGDNLAVVVLQAVSSEYDFLYQLSLARSNSGKWEIVGVTTEIKGV, encoded by the coding sequence GTGAAAAAAGTATCCCTAATTTTATTTGCAATGGCCTTGGTATACCAAACGGCAAATGCCCAAGATGCCAAGAAAGCCATTAAAACAATTGCCGCCCAGTTTGTAAAAGGCGCCGATAAGCAGGACGCCGCTCTGCTGGAAGATGTATTGGAACCCGGTTCACTTCAATATGTTTTGATCGGCGGCAAGTTCAACACCTTTACGGCCGAACAATACATTAAGATGGTCGCCGATAAAAAGTTGGGTGGAAAGCCAAGAAAAATCAACTACCAACATGCGGAGTTTTTGGGAGATAACTTAGCAGTGGTGGTACTGCAGGCCGTTAGTTCGGAGTACGATTTCCTCTATCAGCTGTCCCTGGCAAGATCGAACAGTGGCAAATGGGAAATTGTTGGGGTAACCACTGAAATCAAAGGAGTGTAA